A single Amphiura filiformis chromosome 19, Afil_fr2py, whole genome shotgun sequence DNA region contains:
- the LOC140141228 gene encoding uncharacterized protein, whose product MKSGKPKIRKRKKQKHPVTRNESMHRQKARCSNKLVSKLHELVKELDQTEQRAEAVQGRENKVKINAIQAQIDELGGLEAYQTSSQLGKSHHGNVSTAKWILSKLKEFNIRAEKGHKLKLLDVGALELNYTKQCKWIECTAIDLNPHSAGIVKADFLQFQNDTPQMYDIIVMSLVLNFAGSPAIRGDMLKKCSRICKPKGHLFVILPLACLENSRYLTHDTFHDMLDKLGFQMVSSHNSRKLSFKMFTRKEDGERQGRLQRQEDCGKNEEDRGKTSGKRKTVRGGVKCNNFSIVIR is encoded by the exons atgaaGTCAGGAAAACCGAAAATTCGGAAACGCAAAAAGCAGAAACACCCTGTTACACGGAATGAGAGCATGCATAG ACAGAAAGCAAGGTGTAGCAATAAGCTTGTCTCCAAACTTCATGAACTTGTGAAAGAACTTGATCAAACAGAACAGAGGGCAGAAGCTGTGCAGGGACGTGAAAACAAAGTCAAGATCAATGCCATACAAGCCCAAATAGATGAG CTTGGTGGTCTTGAAGCCTACCAGACTTCTTCTCAACTTGGGAAAAGCCATCATGGGAATGTCAGCACAGCAAAATGGATCCTCAGCAAATTAAAGGAATTCAATATTAGAGCTGAAAAG GGACATAAACTGAAGCTTTTGGACGTGGGAGCCCTGGAGCTTAACTACACAAAGCAATGTAAATGGATTGAGTGTACAGCTATAGATTTGAATCCTCACAGCGCAGGCATCGTAAAAGCAGATTTCTTGCAATTCCAG AATGATACTCCACAGATGTATGATATCATTGTTATGAGTTTGGTGCTCAACTTTGCTGGTTCACCTGCCATTAGAGGTGACATGCTGAAGAAATGTAGCAGAATATGCAAACCAAAGGGACACTTATTT GTGATTCTCCCTCTTGCGTGCCTGGAAAACTCGCGTTATCTAACTCACGACACATTCCATGACATGCTGGACAAACTAGGCTTCCAGATGGTGTCCTCGCACAACAGTCGCAAACTTTCTTTCAAGATGTTTACGCGTAAAGAAGATGGGGAGCGCCAAGGAAGACTTCAACGGCAGGAGGATTGTGGGAAGAATGAAGAGGACAGAGGGAAGACATCTGGAAAGAGGAAGACTGTTAGAGGAGGTGTCAAGTGCAATAACTTCAGTATTGTGATCAGGTGA